From Candidatus Neomarinimicrobiota bacterium, a single genomic window includes:
- the amrS gene encoding AmmeMemoRadiSam system radical SAM enzyme — translation MRNNTHIGLWQEPIENDRVKCNLCPRYCKIPLGKAGFCYVRKNIDGKIHNMAYGRPTGFAIDPIEKKPLFHFLPGTNVLSFGTAGCNLGCKFCQNWHISKAKIDEAQSLEASPENVVSLAIKNDCPSIAFTYNDPTIWAEYAMDISKLAREEGIKSVWVTAGYITPEARIEAYKHVDAANIDLKAFSQEFYGKITLSQLEPVLDTIRWLKNETDVWIEITNLVIPTLNDEEDEFKRMVDWIVENIGTDSPLHFSAFHPDFKLKDLPRTEHSTLKMARKIALSAGLKYCYLGNVKDIEASTTYCSNCNRELIRRDWHAVLIDEIPEGSCPTCGTKVPGFFNSDKLTPISS, via the coding sequence ATGCGTAACAACACGCATATAGGACTCTGGCAAGAACCGATTGAGAACGATAGGGTTAAGTGCAACCTTTGTCCCCGTTATTGTAAGATTCCATTGGGGAAAGCAGGTTTTTGCTACGTTCGGAAGAACATAGACGGCAAAATACATAATATGGCATATGGCAGACCGACAGGCTTCGCTATAGATCCGATTGAGAAAAAGCCGTTATTCCATTTTCTTCCGGGAACGAACGTGCTGAGTTTTGGTACCGCAGGATGCAATCTCGGCTGCAAATTTTGCCAGAATTGGCATATATCCAAAGCAAAAATTGATGAAGCGCAAAGTTTGGAAGCATCGCCCGAAAACGTTGTTAGTCTGGCAATAAAAAATGATTGTCCTTCGATAGCCTTCACATATAATGATCCCACAATATGGGCGGAATACGCGATGGACATTTCCAAATTAGCTCGGGAAGAAGGTATAAAAAGTGTATGGGTTACAGCCGGATATATAACACCTGAAGCGAGAATAGAAGCCTATAAACATGTGGACGCTGCCAATATCGATCTAAAAGCTTTTTCACAGGAGTTTTACGGTAAGATAACACTATCGCAACTTGAACCTGTTTTGGATACAATTCGCTGGTTGAAGAATGAAACAGATGTGTGGATTGAAATCACAAATCTGGTAATTCCAACTCTCAATGATGAAGAAGACGAGTTCAAAAGGATGGTTGATTGGATCGTTGAAAATATCGGTACGGACTCGCCTTTGCATTTCAGCGCATTTCATCCTGATTTTAAGTTGAAGGATCTGCCGCGTACGGAGCATTCAACATTGAAGATGGCGAGAAAAATTGCATTGAGTGCAGGACTAAAGTATTGTTATCTGGGAAATGTAAAAGATATCGAAGCTTCAACTACATATTGCTCGAATTGCAACAGAGAGCTAATCAGAAGAGATTGGCACGCTGTCTTGATTGATGAAATACCTGAAGGAAGCTGCCCTACTTGCGGAACGAAAGTACCCGGTTTTTTTAATTCGGACAAATTGACTCCGATTAGTTCTTGA
- a CDS encoding DUF4910 domain-containing protein, producing the protein MKIKLGLILLLLIPRTIFPFQNGSIIDESLLELIANEVSGTRAKEHVVQISSNHRVQATKGFMDAANYVKGELKAIGIRNIKLHKYRSDGKTRYNAYTSPLSWEIKSGTLKMIKPAKIDLADYLKIPTSLTTLSNGGKWTGELVDVGKGTESDDFENVDVKDKMVLAYGYAGKVHREAVLKRGARGVVIRPADDDRPFLRDAVRYNGLWPTWDERKKTGFGFQISRVTSEKILDILQSGDKVFVQADVNAKLISGKLAVVTALIPGSVKNSGQFVLIAHLDHYKPGANDNASGSAALIEIARAIHDLIESGRVEQPIRSIRFLWVPEHFGTMAYLSKDIKELKGAFAGINLDMVGEDTDLTNSKLDVITTSASAPTYLNDLIKEILKAVDNKNIVDPGGTNNIFSYVIKPYMQGSDHDMMNDPSIGIPTVAIGYWADPFHHTNEDSPDKVDPTSLKRCMTIGAYTALWLTSIGKKEADNLALLTFARSRERIIDLGLSGSYLSAQNIDEYYQQHLLDKIDLQTDIDKEALKSIQLLNSGWSAVGEMYSVALEELGKSEKNLMLSRLGLSLPPTIPGKSGSSARIPKRNFIGPVSDSYADIWFSTQLGADYEWYSDNSLTDFDLIRYEIVNFMDGARTIAQIHKIVSALYGPYDIDNTERIIEDLEKLKLVEWTKI; encoded by the coding sequence ATGAAAATAAAATTAGGTTTGATTTTATTACTGCTTATTCCGAGAACAATTTTTCCGTTCCAAAATGGTAGTATAATCGATGAATCTCTCCTTGAATTAATAGCAAATGAAGTTTCAGGCACACGCGCAAAAGAACATGTAGTGCAAATATCTTCTAATCATCGCGTGCAGGCGACAAAAGGATTTATGGATGCTGCGAATTATGTTAAAGGAGAACTTAAAGCAATTGGCATAAGAAACATAAAACTGCATAAGTACAGGTCAGATGGAAAGACGAGATATAACGCGTATACATCACCGCTTTCATGGGAAATCAAGAGCGGAACGCTTAAAATGATTAAACCCGCAAAGATTGATTTGGCTGATTATTTAAAAATTCCTACGAGTTTGACAACTCTTTCCAACGGTGGGAAATGGACAGGGGAGTTAGTTGATGTGGGAAAAGGCACCGAATCTGACGATTTCGAAAATGTTGACGTCAAGGATAAGATGGTTCTGGCTTACGGATATGCAGGAAAAGTGCATCGGGAGGCTGTTCTCAAGAGAGGCGCAAGGGGAGTAGTAATACGTCCTGCGGATGATGACAGGCCGTTTCTGCGGGATGCAGTCAGATATAATGGACTTTGGCCCACATGGGACGAAAGGAAGAAAACGGGGTTCGGATTTCAGATTTCGAGAGTAACTTCAGAGAAAATACTGGATATCTTACAGTCGGGTGATAAAGTATTCGTGCAAGCGGATGTAAATGCAAAGCTAATTTCAGGTAAATTAGCTGTTGTCACCGCTTTAATACCCGGAAGTGTTAAGAATTCCGGTCAATTTGTGCTAATTGCGCATCTTGATCATTATAAACCGGGAGCAAACGACAACGCAAGTGGTTCCGCCGCATTAATAGAAATAGCCAGGGCTATTCATGACCTTATAGAATCGGGACGAGTAGAGCAGCCAATTCGTTCTATCCGCTTTTTATGGGTTCCGGAACATTTCGGGACTATGGCTTACCTTTCAAAAGACATTAAAGAATTAAAGGGTGCGTTTGCCGGGATTAACCTTGATATGGTAGGTGAAGACACCGATTTGACAAATTCGAAATTGGATGTTATCACCACTTCGGCATCCGCTCCAACTTACTTAAATGATCTGATTAAAGAAATCCTGAAAGCAGTTGATAATAAGAACATAGTTGACCCCGGTGGAACAAATAATATCTTTAGTTATGTCATTAAACCGTATATGCAGGGAAGTGACCACGATATGATGAATGACCCTTCCATCGGTATTCCTACAGTAGCCATCGGATATTGGGCTGATCCATTCCATCATACCAATGAAGATTCACCGGATAAGGTTGATCCTACGTCACTTAAGAGATGTATGACAATTGGTGCATACACTGCTTTATGGCTTACATCTATTGGTAAAAAGGAAGCTGATAACCTTGCATTACTTACATTCGCTCGTTCAAGAGAACGAATTATTGATCTCGGTTTGAGCGGTTCCTATCTGTCGGCGCAAAATATAGATGAATACTATCAGCAGCATCTGCTGGATAAAATTGACCTTCAAACAGATATTGATAAAGAAGCATTGAAATCAATTCAGTTATTGAATAGCGGCTGGAGTGCAGTCGGAGAAATGTATAGCGTCGCTTTGGAAGAACTTGGCAAATCGGAGAAAAATCTGATGTTGAGTCGACTTGGATTATCTTTACCTCCAACGATTCCAGGAAAATCAGGTTCGTCGGCGCGCATTCCGAAAAGAAATTTTATCGGACCGGTTTCGGATTCTTACGCAGACATTTGGTTTTCGACTCAATTAGGCGCTGATTATGAATGGTACAGCGATAACTCGTTAACTGATTTTGACTTAATCCGATATGAAATTGTTAATTTTATGGATGGAGCGCGGACAATAGCGCAAATTCATAAGATTGTAAGCGCATTATACGGTCCATATGATATTGATAACACAGAGCGGATTATCGAAGATCTTGAAAAATTAAAGTTAGTTGAATGGACTAAAATATGA
- a CDS encoding T9SS type A sorting domain-containing protein — translation MKNRLLRILLVGILSGLSAASAFTQVKIGELAPDFSYVDTNGETHSLSDYRGKVVFLALIGYGCPFCRAEAPSTETDIWQYYQSESFQSIALETWNGSLSQAITYVNITGITYPLLIGAGNTLNLFRMTYDNYLVIDHQGILRYSSAENGGLGERYRLNDIKDAIETYLAKTGLNSAKIPLDFNISQNYPNPFNSVTTIKYTLLKSSHVRLEIYDMRGRLIKTLVNKVQAPSDYSVDWNAAGLSTGVYFYRLRADDFDVTRKMLLIK, via the coding sequence ATGAAAAACAGATTACTCAGAATCTTATTAGTTGGCATTTTATCGGGTTTATCAGCAGCTTCCGCTTTCACTCAGGTCAAAATCGGAGAGTTAGCTCCTGATTTCAGTTACGTTGACACTAACGGAGAAACTCATTCTTTATCTGATTATCGGGGAAAGGTTGTTTTTCTCGCCCTTATCGGATATGGCTGTCCATTCTGCCGTGCGGAGGCTCCTTCCACGGAAACGGATATTTGGCAATATTATCAATCCGAATCATTTCAATCTATTGCGTTAGAAACATGGAACGGTTCTCTCAGCCAGGCGATAACTTATGTTAATATTACTGGTATCACTTATCCTCTTCTTATCGGGGCAGGAAACACACTGAATTTATTTAGGATGACTTATGACAACTATCTTGTTATAGATCATCAGGGCATATTAAGGTATTCAAGCGCCGAAAATGGCGGTTTAGGTGAAAGGTACAGACTAAATGATATTAAGGATGCAATTGAGACCTATTTAGCAAAAACCGGATTGAACAGCGCAAAAATTCCTTTAGATTTTAATATCTCCCAAAACTACCCGAACCCATTTAACTCTGTTACTACAATCAAGTACACTCTTTTAAAGAGCAGCCATGTAAGATTGGAAATTTATGATATGCGCGGCAGACTGATAAAAACATTGGTAAATAAAGTTCAGGCGCCTTCCGATTATTCGGTAGATTGGAATGCAGCCGGATTATCTACCGGCGTGTATTTCTATCGGTTAAGAGCTGATGACTTTGATGTTACCCGCAAAATGTTACTGATAAAATGA